A genomic segment from Thermostichus lividus PCC 6715 encodes:
- a CDS encoding HAD-IC family P-type ATPase: MLLEGAQSYPEIEAYLHEGREQGLRVLLFAHSPALPQWDAQNDAPLLPANLSPLAVIWVGDRLRPQSKEVLERFQAAGIRIKIISGDHADTVVALGKQVGLDPEAIAVSGQELARLDEPSFDQMAVNATVFGRITPNQKAQLVSRLRAQGHQVAMIGDGVNDVLSLKQANVGIAMESGSAITRNVADIVLLKDSFAALPEAFREGQRIYNGIQDVTKLFLVRVLSFSLLSLVTVMAGRAFPLLIKHNTLLTLWGVGLPTLAVAFWAVPGPRPYRSLIRSLLHFVVPATLSLALLAIFVYLGVLARELTPLMALFQSGFGSALLNRQEVIGDIQHSIAIARTALVTTLLLASLCLVLFLKPPHPVWVGGAPLVGNWRYVGVVVALLALFIGMNVSPRLRSLMELEPMSWQLWAGTVLIVILWVLMLRTFWRYRLLDRFLGVSLDGCYPT, translated from the coding sequence GTGCTGTTAGAGGGTGCTCAGAGTTATCCCGAAATAGAGGCGTACCTGCACGAAGGCAGAGAGCAGGGGCTACGGGTTTTGTTATTCGCCCACAGCCCAGCACTCCCGCAATGGGATGCCCAAAACGACGCACCATTGCTGCCTGCCAACCTCAGCCCCTTAGCTGTGATTTGGGTGGGCGATCGCCTGCGGCCTCAGTCTAAGGAGGTGCTAGAGCGGTTTCAGGCGGCGGGGATTCGCATCAAAATTATTTCCGGCGATCATGCGGATACCGTTGTTGCTCTCGGCAAACAGGTGGGGCTAGACCCTGAGGCGATCGCGGTCTCCGGCCAAGAATTAGCGCGACTGGATGAGCCAAGCTTTGATCAGATGGCGGTTAACGCCACGGTTTTTGGGCGCATTACCCCTAATCAAAAAGCGCAACTGGTCAGCCGTTTGCGCGCACAGGGACACCAAGTCGCCATGATTGGCGATGGGGTCAACGATGTCCTCTCTCTGAAGCAGGCCAACGTGGGTATCGCCATGGAAAGCGGCAGCGCCATTACCCGCAATGTGGCGGATATTGTGCTACTGAAGGATTCCTTTGCCGCCCTGCCGGAAGCCTTTCGCGAAGGTCAGCGCATTTACAACGGCATTCAGGATGTCACCAAGCTGTTTTTAGTGCGGGTGCTGAGTTTTAGTTTACTGTCCCTAGTCACCGTCATGGCGGGACGCGCCTTTCCGCTGCTAATTAAGCACAACACCCTGTTAACCCTGTGGGGTGTGGGGTTACCCACCTTAGCGGTCGCCTTCTGGGCCGTGCCGGGGCCGCGTCCCTACCGTTCCCTGATTCGTTCGCTCTTGCACTTTGTTGTCCCTGCTACCCTCAGCTTGGCTTTATTGGCAATTTTCGTGTACCTCGGTGTATTGGCACGAGAGCTAACTCCCCTCATGGCACTGTTCCAGAGTGGGTTTGGCTCAGCCTTATTAAACCGTCAAGAGGTCATTGGCGATATTCAGCACAGCATCGCGATCGCCCGCACAGCATTGGTGACCACCCTCCTCTTGGCATCCCTTTGCTTGGTCTTGTTCCTGAAACCTCCCCATCCTGTATGGGTGGGTGGCGCCCCCTTAGTGGGGAACTGGCGCTATGTTGGTGTTGTGGTGGCTCTACTGGCACTATTTATCGGTATGAATGTCTCCCCCCGCCTGCGATCGCTGATGGAGCTGGAGCCGATGTCGTGGCAGTTATGGGCCGGAACAGTCCTGATTGTCATCCTATGGGTGCTGATGTTGCGCACCTTCTGGCGCTACCGGCTCTTAGATCGCTTTTTAGGGGTGAGCCTAGATGGCTGCTACCCAACCTAG
- a CDS encoding c-type cytochrome, with protein MRLVSTVASGSSLWRWVLPLAILLTVLGCWGVALLLPLTDPYVQSVRSLVADVKRGEQIYIMNCAGCHGLEGKGQVGPTLIQISRRRSQPQLIHQIVSGETPPMPKFQAQPQDMADLLSYLKTL; from the coding sequence ATGCGTTTAGTCAGCACAGTAGCGTCTGGTTCAAGCCTATGGCGGTGGGTACTCCCGTTGGCCATTCTGCTGACAGTGCTCGGTTGCTGGGGCGTAGCTCTACTACTGCCCTTAACGGATCCCTACGTGCAATCAGTGCGATCGCTAGTGGCGGATGTCAAGCGGGGGGAGCAAATTTATATCATGAATTGCGCAGGCTGCCACGGGCTGGAGGGAAAAGGGCAAGTCGGGCCAACCCTGATTCAAATTAGTCGGCGGCGATCGCAACCGCAGCTTATTCATCAGATTGTAAGTGGTGAAACACCCCCCATGCCAAAGTTCCAAGCTCAACCCCAAGATATGGCCGACCTGCTGAGCTATTTGAAAACCCTGTAG
- a CDS encoding CD225/dispanin family protein, which translates to MTSSEDNIPNYLIPAILSTVCCCLPFGVVAIIFAAQVNSKLAAGDRAGALDASNKAKLFTWIAFGLGFLGSAVYIIITVLAIMAEQSGM; encoded by the coding sequence ATGACCTCTTCTGAAGATAATATTCCTAACTATTTAATACCAGCGATTCTTTCGACAGTTTGCTGCTGCTTACCCTTTGGTGTTGTCGCTATTATCTTTGCTGCACAGGTGAATTCCAAATTGGCCGCCGGCGATCGCGCCGGTGCGCTCGATGCATCCAACAAAGCCAAACTATTCACATGGATTGCCTTTGGGTTGGGGTTTCTGGGATCAGCAGTTTACATTATTATTACAGTGCTAGCCATTATGGCAGAGCAAAGCGGGATGTGA
- a CDS encoding GGDEF domain-containing response regulator, which produces MDSPALFPSEAPKRKPVVICVDDEPAVLESLRIELRRALGEDCLIETAEDGEDALALMSELQEDDHEIALVLSDYIMPNIKGDELLARMHQMSPNTLKIMLTGQANLEAVGNALKLAKLYRYMAKPWTPEDLKVTVLEAVHSYLQDRKLDEQNYRLQLLNEQLRQANIELERVVNEQAAIIAARTAELQAANKELMHLSVTDPLTELPNRRYFDAYLRQEWLVTVRDRQFLSLILADVDYFKAYNDHYGHHAGDLCLQQVAQVLQQTVQRPRDCVARYGGEEFVIVLPHTDLSGAELICRQIQHALQQCHIVHEHSQVSHCVTLSFGVASLIPLGVASPLELFNAADKALYDAKRQGRNCIVVNSINNSPTVPC; this is translated from the coding sequence TTGGATAGCCCAGCCCTCTTCCCTTCTGAAGCACCCAAACGCAAGCCAGTTGTCATTTGTGTGGATGATGAACCAGCCGTATTGGAAAGTTTGCGCATTGAGCTGCGGCGAGCCTTGGGTGAAGACTGTCTCATTGAAACGGCAGAAGATGGCGAGGATGCTCTTGCTCTGATGAGCGAGCTTCAGGAAGACGATCACGAAATTGCGCTTGTGCTGTCGGACTATATCATGCCCAATATCAAAGGGGATGAATTATTGGCACGGATGCATCAGATGTCTCCCAATACTCTAAAAATTATGCTCACCGGCCAAGCCAACCTAGAAGCTGTGGGCAATGCTCTCAAGCTGGCAAAACTCTATCGTTACATGGCAAAGCCGTGGACTCCTGAAGACTTAAAGGTAACGGTGTTAGAGGCTGTGCATAGTTACCTCCAAGATCGGAAGCTAGACGAGCAAAACTATCGCCTACAACTCCTCAATGAGCAACTGCGGCAGGCCAATATTGAACTAGAGCGGGTTGTGAATGAGCAAGCAGCCATCATTGCTGCCCGTACCGCAGAGCTACAAGCAGCCAATAAGGAGTTGATGCACTTGTCGGTGACCGATCCCCTCACTGAGTTGCCCAATCGGCGTTATTTTGATGCTTACCTACGCCAAGAGTGGCTCGTGACCGTTCGCGATCGCCAGTTCCTGTCTCTGATTCTGGCGGATGTGGATTATTTCAAAGCCTACAATGATCACTATGGGCACCATGCTGGGGATCTGTGTCTTCAACAAGTAGCACAAGTGCTGCAGCAGACAGTGCAACGCCCGCGGGATTGTGTGGCTCGCTACGGCGGTGAAGAGTTTGTGATAGTGTTGCCTCATACTGACCTTAGCGGCGCAGAGCTGATTTGCCGTCAGATACAGCACGCCCTTCAACAGTGCCACATTGTCCATGAACATTCGCAGGTGAGCCACTGTGTGACCCTCAGTTTCGGTGTGGCTTCCCTCATCCCCCTTGGGGTCGCTTCCCCCCTAGAGTTGTTTAATGCTGCGGATAAGGCGCTTTACGATGCCAAACGCCAAGGGCGTAACTGCATTGTTGTGAATTCAATCAATAATTCTCCTACGGTTCCTTGCTAA
- a CDS encoding aldo/keto reductase yields the protein MQTRLLGRTNLQITPLILGTWQAGKRWWVGIDDQESIRAIRAAVEAGMTTIDTAEVYGDGHSEQIVAAAVGDLRDRCVYATKVFANHLRYPEVIAACERSLRNLNTDYIDLYQIHWPSGSFGTEVVPISETMQAMVELQQAGKIRAIGVSNFSRAQLLEAMQYGRIDSVQPPYSLFWRWAETELVPFCIEHDITILAYSALAQGLLTGRFGAEHRFAPEDNRAKNQLFQGETYARALEAIELMKPIAASLGTTVGNLALAWLLHQPQTCAIVGARHPEQVLENLKAAELSLDPSILEMLDDLSQPVIATLDPSNPVMWKW from the coding sequence ATGCAAACCCGTCTTCTTGGTCGCACAAACCTGCAGATCACGCCCCTGATTCTGGGCACGTGGCAAGCCGGTAAACGCTGGTGGGTCGGCATTGACGACCAAGAGTCCATCCGCGCGATTCGTGCTGCGGTTGAGGCGGGGATGACCACCATTGATACCGCAGAGGTGTATGGGGATGGTCACTCGGAGCAGATCGTGGCTGCTGCGGTTGGCGATTTGCGCGATCGCTGTGTGTATGCCACCAAGGTTTTTGCCAATCATCTGCGCTACCCAGAGGTGATTGCTGCCTGTGAGCGATCGCTACGCAACCTGAACACTGACTACATTGACCTTTATCAAATTCACTGGCCCTCAGGTTCCTTTGGCACTGAAGTTGTGCCCATTAGTGAAACCATGCAAGCCATGGTGGAGCTACAGCAAGCGGGCAAAATTCGAGCAATTGGGGTATCTAACTTTTCCCGTGCCCAACTCCTTGAAGCCATGCAGTATGGCCGCATTGACAGTGTTCAACCACCTTACTCTCTCTTTTGGCGCTGGGCAGAGACGGAATTAGTGCCCTTTTGTATTGAGCACGACATTACTATCTTGGCTTACTCCGCCCTAGCCCAAGGGTTACTGACCGGGCGTTTCGGTGCCGAGCACCGCTTTGCTCCTGAGGACAACCGTGCCAAAAATCAACTGTTCCAAGGGGAAACCTATGCCCGTGCCCTTGAAGCCATTGAACTGATGAAACCCATTGCGGCCAGTCTTGGCACAACGGTCGGTAACTTAGCCTTGGCATGGCTATTGCATCAACCGCAAACCTGTGCCATTGTGGGTGCTCGCCATCCAGAGCAGGTGCTCGAAAATCTCAAGGCAGCGGAACTGAGCCTCGATCCCTCAATTCTAGAGATGCTCGATGATCTGAGCCAGCCAGTGATCGCCACCCTCGACCCCAGCAATCCGGTAATGTGGAAGTGGTAA
- a CDS encoding cobalt-precorrin-6A reductase, with translation MATCIWLIGGTSDSRWLANNLLKAGYTCWVTVTTDEACTLYPPHPRLICHGERLTPDTARQLVQQQQVQAIVDASHPFATAISTLAMGLSRDLHLPYLRFERPDYSLERPNCIDVETLIQSHSLVGERVLLTIGSQLLAAFAPLQKSATLFARILPTPNALNLALEAGFARQQLVAIFPPVSRELERALWQHWQITTVVTKASGTESEQIKQELAQELGVTLITLQRPVITYPQQTADWAGVVAFLEQLT, from the coding sequence GTGGCCACGTGCATTTGGCTGATTGGTGGCACCAGTGACAGCCGCTGGTTGGCCAACAACCTGCTCAAGGCTGGTTATACCTGCTGGGTAACCGTCACCACCGACGAGGCGTGTACCCTATACCCCCCGCATCCCCGCCTCATCTGCCATGGGGAGCGCTTAACGCCAGACACAGCTCGGCAGTTGGTTCAGCAGCAACAGGTTCAGGCAATTGTGGATGCCTCCCATCCCTTTGCCACAGCGATTTCCACCCTAGCCATGGGGCTGAGCCGGGACTTGCACCTCCCCTACCTACGATTTGAACGTCCCGATTACAGCCTTGAGCGACCCAACTGTATCGATGTCGAAACCTTGATCCAGAGCCATTCCCTTGTGGGTGAGCGGGTGCTGCTGACCATTGGCAGCCAACTCCTTGCTGCGTTTGCCCCTTTACAAAAAAGCGCCACCCTGTTTGCGCGCATTTTACCCACCCCTAATGCCCTAAACCTTGCCCTAGAAGCGGGGTTTGCGCGGCAGCAACTGGTGGCCATATTTCCACCGGTTTCGCGGGAGCTAGAGCGCGCCCTCTGGCAGCACTGGCAGATTACCACGGTTGTCACCAAAGCCTCGGGCACCGAGAGTGAACAGATCAAACAGGAACTCGCGCAAGAGCTAGGGGTCACTCTCATCACCTTGCAGCGGCCAGTGATCACCTATCCCCAGCAAACGGCGGACTGGGCGGGGGTAGTGGCCTTTCTAGAGCAGCTAACGTGA
- a CDS encoding citrate synthase: MVACEFSPGLDGIPVAQSAISYVDGQAGILEYRGVPIEELAEKSTFLETSFLLIWGYWPTQEELAAFEHDITYHRRVKYRIRDMMKCFPDSGHPMDALQASAGALGLFYSRRALDDPAYIRAAVIRLLAKIPTMVAAFQLIRKGNDPVMPCDELDYAANFLYMLNEQRPDPFAARVFDICLILHAEHTMNASTFSARVTASTLTDPYAVVASAVGTLAGPLHGGANEDVINMLEEIGSVENVRPYVQKCVDNKIKIAGFGHRVYKVKDPRATILQKLAEQLFDKFGGDRYYEIALKLEEVVGEYLSYKGIYPNVDFYSGLVYRRLGIPSDLFTPVFAIARVAGWLAHWKEQLETNRIYRPTQIYTGAHQQAYVPMAERASR, translated from the coding sequence ATGGTTGCTTGTGAATTTAGTCCCGGTCTTGACGGTATTCCCGTTGCCCAATCGGCTATTAGCTATGTGGATGGCCAAGCGGGTATTCTTGAATATCGCGGTGTCCCTATTGAAGAACTGGCGGAAAAAAGTACGTTTCTGGAAACCTCTTTCCTGTTGATCTGGGGGTATTGGCCGACTCAGGAGGAGTTGGCGGCGTTTGAGCACGATATCACCTACCATCGCCGCGTTAAGTACCGCATCCGCGATATGATGAAGTGTTTTCCAGATAGTGGCCACCCGATGGATGCGCTGCAAGCCTCAGCAGGAGCTTTAGGGCTGTTTTACTCGCGGCGAGCACTGGATGATCCGGCCTATATCCGCGCGGCAGTCATTCGTCTGTTAGCTAAAATCCCAACGATGGTGGCAGCTTTCCAGCTGATCCGCAAGGGAAATGACCCGGTGATGCCCTGCGATGAGCTAGATTATGCGGCTAATTTTCTCTACATGCTCAATGAGCAACGGCCTGATCCGTTTGCGGCGCGGGTGTTTGACATCTGCTTAATTCTGCATGCTGAGCATACGATGAATGCCTCAACCTTTTCGGCGCGGGTGACGGCTTCAACCCTCACCGATCCATACGCTGTGGTGGCATCGGCGGTGGGTACGCTGGCAGGGCCGTTGCATGGGGGGGCAAATGAGGATGTGATCAATATGCTTGAGGAAATTGGCAGTGTTGAGAATGTCCGTCCCTATGTGCAAAAGTGTGTGGACAATAAAATTAAAATTGCTGGCTTTGGCCATCGTGTCTATAAGGTGAAGGATCCGCGGGCAACGATTTTACAAAAGTTAGCGGAGCAGTTGTTTGATAAGTTTGGTGGCGATCGCTACTACGAGATTGCCCTGAAGCTGGAGGAGGTGGTGGGCGAGTACCTGAGCTATAAGGGGATTTATCCCAATGTGGACTTTTACTCTGGCTTGGTCTATCGTCGCCTCGGGATTCCCAGTGATTTGTTTACGCCGGTGTTTGCGATCGCCCGGGTGGCTGGCTGGCTAGCTCACTGGAAAGAACAATTGGAAACTAATCGCATCTACCGTCCCACCCAAATCTATACCGGTGCCCATCAGCAGGCCTACGTGCCCATGGCAGAGCGAGCATCACGTTAG
- the bchB gene encoding ferredoxin:protochlorophyllide reductase (ATP-dependent) subunit B, producing MKLAYWMYAGPAHIGTLRIASSFQNVHGIMHAPLGDDYFNVMRSMLERERDFTPVTASIVDRHVLARGSQEKVVDNITRKDSEEHPDLIVLTPTCTSSILQEDLQNFVQRASLSTTADVILADVNHYRVNELQAADRTLDQIVQFYIEKARRQGTLSTTKTPTPSVNIIGLTTLGFHNQHDCRELKHLMADLGIQVNLVLPAGASVHDLARLPQAWFNLVPYREIGGLSAQYLANEFGMPSVTITPMGVIETARCIRAIQSVLNEQGADVNYEPLIEHQTRDVSQAAWFSRSIDCQNLTGKKAVVFGDNTHAAAMTKILTREMGIHVVWAGTYCKYDADWFRTEVTGLCDEVLITDDHTVVGDAIARVEPAAIFGTQMERHVGKRLNIPCGVIAAPIHIQDFPVGYRPFLGYEGTNQLVDLIYNSFTLGMEDHLLEIFGGHDTKEVIHKGLSAATDLTWTTDGLAELNKIPGFVRGKVKRNTEKFAREQGITEITVEVLYAAKEAVGA from the coding sequence ATGAAACTTGCCTACTGGATGTACGCTGGGCCTGCTCACATCGGCACCCTCCGCATTGCCAGTTCATTTCAGAACGTCCATGGCATTATGCACGCCCCCCTTGGTGACGACTACTTCAACGTCATGCGATCCATGCTCGAGCGGGAGCGCGACTTTACCCCCGTTACCGCCAGTATCGTAGATCGCCACGTCTTAGCCCGCGGCTCCCAAGAAAAAGTCGTCGATAACATTACCCGCAAAGACAGCGAAGAGCATCCTGATTTAATTGTTTTAACCCCCACCTGTACCTCCAGCATTCTTCAAGAAGACCTACAAAACTTTGTCCAGCGCGCCAGCCTGAGTACCACTGCCGATGTCATTTTGGCGGATGTTAACCACTACCGCGTCAATGAACTCCAAGCCGCCGATCGCACCCTCGATCAGATTGTTCAGTTCTATATCGAAAAAGCCCGCCGTCAGGGTACCCTCAGCACAACCAAAACCCCAACCCCCAGCGTTAATATTATTGGCCTCACCACCCTAGGCTTCCACAACCAGCACGACTGCCGCGAACTCAAACACCTCATGGCCGATTTGGGGATTCAAGTGAACCTTGTCCTGCCAGCCGGTGCCTCGGTACACGACTTAGCGCGGCTGCCTCAGGCCTGGTTTAACCTTGTGCCCTACCGAGAAATTGGCGGCCTCAGTGCCCAGTACCTTGCCAATGAATTTGGGATGCCCAGCGTCACCATCACACCGATGGGCGTGATAGAAACCGCTCGCTGCATTCGCGCCATCCAATCCGTCCTCAACGAGCAAGGGGCAGATGTCAACTATGAACCCCTGATTGAGCACCAGACCCGTGACGTTTCCCAAGCTGCTTGGTTTTCTCGCTCCATTGACTGCCAAAATCTCACCGGCAAAAAAGCCGTCGTCTTTGGGGACAACACCCATGCGGCTGCCATGACCAAAATCCTGACCCGAGAAATGGGAATTCATGTGGTGTGGGCAGGCACCTACTGCAAGTACGATGCCGACTGGTTTCGCACAGAAGTGACTGGCCTGTGCGACGAGGTGCTGATTACCGACGACCACACCGTTGTGGGTGATGCCATTGCCCGCGTTGAACCGGCTGCCATCTTTGGCACCCAAATGGAACGCCACGTTGGCAAACGCCTCAATATTCCCTGCGGAGTCATTGCCGCGCCCATCCATATTCAGGACTTTCCAGTGGGCTATCGTCCCTTTTTGGGGTACGAAGGCACCAATCAACTGGTGGACTTAATTTATAACTCCTTTACCCTCGGCATGGAAGACCACCTCTTAGAAATCTTTGGCGGTCACGACACCAAAGAAGTGATTCATAAAGGCTTGTCGGCAGCAACAGATTTGACTTGGACAACGGATGGCTTAGCGGAACTGAATAAAATCCCCGGATTTGTTCGCGGTAAAGTCAAGCGCAACACCGAAAAATTTGCCAGGGAGCAGGGCATCACCGAGATCACCGTGGAGGTACTCTATGCGGCCAAGGAAGCGGTTGGCGCGTAG
- the ftsH4 gene encoding ATP-dependent zinc metalloprotease FtsH: MAIKNSPEVPRSRWIGNVLLLLGFGFLLINLFFPQLFSPRPPQVPYSMFIHQVQEGEVQRAYVSQNEILYQLKPEGDKPPQVLSTTPIFDLELPKLLESQGVEFAAAPPPKNNWIFNILGWVIPPIVFVLIFQFFANRQAGGGAQGVLSISKSRAKVYVQGDNVKIGFDDVAGVEEAKTELVEIVDFLKNPQRYIQIGARIPKGVLLVGPPGTGKTLLAKAVAGEANVPFFSISGSEFVELFVGVGSARVRDLFEQAKKQAPCIVFIDELDAIGKSRSSSGFYGGNDEREQTLNQLLTEMDGFNAAEATVIVLAATNRPESLDPALLRPGRFDRQVLVDRPDLSGREAILKIHAKKVKLSPSVDLRAIATRTPGFAGADLANLVNEAALLAARNHREYVEQQDFAEAIERIVAGLEKKSRVLSDKEKEIVAYHEVGHALVGYVLPGSGRVEKISIVPRGMAALGYTLQLPTEDRFLLDEKELRGQIATLLGGRSAEEIIFGSVTTGAANDLQRATDLAERMVRSYGMSKVLGPLAFEEQRANFLGNGAMLRTVSEETARAIDREVKDIVETAHQQALEILKANRDLLERIAKVLLEKEVVEGAELHELLAEVKNPVAA, translated from the coding sequence ATGGCCATCAAAAACTCTCCCGAAGTTCCCCGTAGCCGTTGGATTGGCAATGTACTGCTCCTACTGGGGTTTGGTTTTTTATTGATTAATCTGTTCTTCCCACAACTATTTTCACCGCGCCCTCCCCAAGTGCCCTACAGCATGTTCATCCATCAGGTCCAAGAAGGGGAGGTGCAACGCGCCTACGTTAGTCAAAACGAGATTCTCTACCAATTAAAGCCTGAGGGAGACAAGCCACCCCAAGTTTTGTCCACCACACCCATCTTTGATTTAGAACTGCCAAAACTTCTAGAGTCTCAAGGGGTAGAATTTGCTGCTGCACCGCCACCAAAAAACAACTGGATTTTTAACATCTTGGGGTGGGTGATTCCACCAATTGTGTTTGTGCTAATTTTTCAGTTTTTTGCCAATCGGCAAGCGGGGGGAGGTGCCCAAGGTGTGCTCTCCATCAGCAAAAGTCGCGCCAAAGTCTATGTACAGGGGGATAACGTCAAGATTGGCTTCGACGATGTGGCGGGTGTTGAAGAGGCAAAAACAGAACTGGTGGAAATCGTTGATTTCCTCAAAAATCCCCAGCGCTACATCCAGATTGGTGCCCGGATTCCCAAGGGGGTATTGCTGGTAGGACCACCGGGAACGGGTAAAACCCTGTTGGCCAAAGCCGTTGCGGGGGAGGCTAATGTACCCTTTTTCTCGATTTCTGGCTCTGAATTTGTGGAATTATTTGTGGGTGTGGGGTCAGCGCGGGTGCGGGATTTGTTTGAGCAGGCCAAGAAACAAGCCCCTTGTATTGTCTTCATTGATGAACTGGATGCCATTGGTAAGTCCCGCTCCAGCAGCGGTTTCTATGGTGGCAACGATGAGCGCGAGCAAACCCTCAACCAGTTACTAACAGAAATGGATGGCTTTAATGCTGCGGAGGCGACGGTCATTGTGCTGGCGGCAACGAACCGACCTGAAAGCTTAGACCCAGCGTTGCTGCGCCCGGGTCGCTTTGATCGTCAAGTACTCGTCGATCGCCCCGATCTCAGTGGCCGGGAAGCAATTCTCAAAATCCATGCCAAAAAAGTCAAATTATCCCCCAGTGTTGATCTACGGGCTATTGCCACCCGGACACCGGGCTTTGCGGGGGCAGACTTGGCCAACCTAGTGAATGAAGCTGCCTTGCTGGCGGCTCGCAATCACCGCGAATATGTTGAGCAACAGGACTTTGCTGAAGCCATTGAACGCATTGTTGCGGGCTTAGAGAAGAAAAGTCGCGTCCTCAGTGACAAAGAAAAAGAAATTGTTGCCTACCATGAAGTGGGGCATGCCTTGGTGGGCTATGTCTTGCCGGGGAGTGGTCGGGTTGAAAAAATCTCTATTGTGCCGCGGGGGATGGCAGCCTTGGGCTATACCTTACAGCTGCCGACGGAAGACCGGTTCTTACTCGACGAGAAAGAGCTTCGCGGTCAAATTGCTACACTGCTGGGGGGGCGATCGGCAGAAGAAATTATCTTTGGCAGTGTGACAACTGGAGCAGCCAACGATCTCCAACGTGCCACCGACCTCGCCGAGCGCATGGTTCGTAGCTATGGCATGAGTAAAGTATTAGGTCCCCTTGCCTTTGAAGAGCAGCGGGCCAACTTTCTTGGGAACGGGGCAATGCTGCGTACTGTCAGTGAGGAAACAGCCCGAGCCATTGACCGGGAAGTCAAAGATATTGTGGAAACGGCTCATCAGCAGGCTCTAGAGATCCTAAAGGCAAACCGCGATCTCCTAGAACGAATTGCTAAGGTACTCCTTGAAAAAGAGGTTGTTGAGGGGGCAGAACTCCACGAGCTACTCGCAGAGGTCAAAAACCCGGTTGCAGCCTAA
- a CDS encoding Tic22 family protein produces the protein MKTLARLGVLAGLMSSLWLAPAMGGYHVATALPEEQVLRILNNVPVFMITNDKGEPLTFEIPNPQDQSKKVQVFTFFINQQDAQTALNTIKTQQPDVGRVARVSAAALSGALKIAIESQKNPAVGVDIIPSSQQLQAAVDMLKKSGDLVERDGRILTKNGQPFAGGTPLFFLADTKTGNPIAVEAQVRENGQTRTQRFIPFYFDNAQLQREVDQARQKRPELARDTGIRVIMLDSLVSTMLSSNDPVAGQIQLIQTPDAIQFAVQQQGGSNQAGNR, from the coding sequence ATGAAAACATTAGCACGCTTGGGCGTTTTGGCAGGGCTGATGAGTAGTTTGTGGCTGGCACCAGCCATGGGCGGTTACCACGTGGCCACTGCCTTGCCCGAAGAACAAGTGCTGCGGATTTTAAATAATGTTCCCGTTTTCATGATTACCAACGATAAAGGGGAACCCCTCACCTTTGAGATTCCTAATCCTCAGGATCAAAGTAAAAAAGTTCAGGTGTTTACTTTCTTTATTAATCAACAGGATGCTCAAACGGCACTCAATACCATCAAGACCCAGCAACCGGACGTGGGTCGTGTCGCGCGAGTTTCAGCAGCAGCGCTCAGTGGCGCTCTGAAAATTGCGATTGAAAGCCAAAAGAACCCTGCGGTCGGGGTGGATATTATTCCCTCCAGTCAGCAACTTCAAGCCGCTGTGGATATGCTCAAAAAAAGTGGTGATCTGGTCGAGCGGGATGGGCGTATTCTCACCAAGAATGGGCAGCCGTTTGCTGGGGGAACACCGTTATTCTTTTTAGCCGATACCAAGACTGGCAACCCAATTGCAGTGGAAGCTCAGGTGCGGGAAAATGGCCAAACCCGCACGCAGCGGTTTATTCCCTTTTACTTTGATAATGCTCAACTGCAACGAGAGGTGGATCAAGCGCGGCAGAAACGACCCGAGCTTGCGCGGGATACAGGCATTCGGGTGATTATGCTAGACAGCTTGGTCTCGACGATGCTCTCGAGTAATGATCCGGTGGCGGGGCAAATTCAACTGATTCAAACCCCTGATGCGATCCAGTTTGCGGTGCAACAGCAAGGGGGCAGCAACCAAGCGGGAAATCGCTAG